Part of the Polyodon spathula isolate WHYD16114869_AA unplaced genomic scaffold, ASM1765450v1 scaffolds_1315, whole genome shotgun sequence genome, CCTGGCTGTGGTGCACGCCGTGAAGAGGTGCCGCGGGCGTCGGACTCGCACCGTGCACCTGATCTGCAGCGTGGTCTGGCTGCTCTGCTTCTGCTTCTCCATACCCAACGCAGCTTTCCTCTCGGTCTCCCCCGCGGgctacaacagcagcagcagcgaccAACTCTCCTGCAGATTCACCAGCCAGGGCTTCAACTGGGACATCGCCAGCCGATTCCTGACCCACATCTTGGGTTTCTTCCTGCCCCTGGCCGCCATGGTGTACTGCTACTCCGCCATCGTGGCAACGCTGTGCCGCAGCCAGCAGAGCTTCGACAAGCACCGCGCCATCCGGCTGGCACTGCTCATCACCGGGGTCTTCGGGCTCTGCTGGCTGCCCTACAACGTCGTCCTGTTCCTGCAGACCCTGGTGATGCTGGACAAGGTTCAGGAGAGGAGCTGCTCCTTCCGCGGTGCGCTGATCCAGGCGGTGACGGTGACGGAGAGCCTCGGGTACATGCACTGCTGTCTCAACCCCATCCTCTATGCCTTTGTGGGAGTCAAGTTCCGCCAAGACCTGCTGAGACTGCTCAGGGACGCGGGCTGCCTGAGAGCGGAGCAGGCTGCATCACTGGTAAACTTGAGACGGACGCGCATGTCCTACTCCGAGGGAGTGAGCACCAGCTCCACCGCAGGCTACAGCTTTTAGGAAGAGGAGCAAGGCTGTGTAGAGAAACTCCCAGGCTTGCAGAACTGCACGAATCCTATGCTACATGCTggaaaaccaaaaatacaaaaactgcacAAATGTGTTCACTGCACAATTCAAATTGATATATTTGTTACTTCTTCATTTGAGATCATTATACATTAGAAACATATGTTTAGGTGTGTTA contains:
- the LOC121309551 gene encoding C-X-C chemokine receptor type 5 — its product is MDGYDTTNIMIDLQASDLSMFDEYNDTDSSGSYLETEYTCEDDSTFSVAGIERFRTIFLPVVNTIVFLTGVCGNGLVLVILKRNRRSLGVTELYLLHLALADLLLLVAFPFSLVQALEGWVFGLFLCKVVGVVYKLNFYCGGLLLGCIGFDRYLAVVHAVKRCRGRRTRTVHLICSVVWLLCFCFSIPNAAFLSVSPAGYNSSSSDQLSCRFTSQGFNWDIASRFLTHILGFFLPLAAMVYCYSAIVATLCRSQQSFDKHRAIRLALLITGVFGLCWLPYNVVLFLQTLVMLDKVQERSCSFRGALIQAVTVTESLGYMHCCLNPILYAFVGVKFRQDLLRLLRDAGCLRAEQAASLVNLRRTRMSYSEGVSTSSTAGYSF